gcgctcaatctatgggctggtgcaagcatctcggagttggaacattcgctttgatgagatgatcaaagcgtttgggtttacacagacttatggagaagcctgtgtttacaagaaagtgagtgggagctctgtagcatttctcgtattatatgtggatgacatactattgatgggaaatgatatagaattcttggaaagtataaaggcctatttgaataagtgtttttcaatgaaggaccttggagaagctgcttatatattaggcatcaagatctatagagatagatcaagacgcctcattggtctttcacagagtacataccttgacaagatattgaagaagttcagtatggatcagtccaagaaggggttcttgcctgtattgcaaggtgtgcaattgagcacggctcaatgcccgaccacgacagaagatatagaaaagatgagtgtcatcccctatgcctcggccatagggtctattatgtatgccatgctgtgtaccagacctgatgtaaaccttgccgtgagtttggtaggaaggtaccaaagtaatcccggcatggaacactggacagcggtcaagaatatcctgaagtacctgaagaggactaaggatatgtttctcgtttatggaggtgacgaagagctcgtcgtaaagggttacgtcgacgctagcttcgacacagatctggatgactcgaagtcacaaactggatacgtgtatattttgaatggaggagcagtaagctggtgcagttgcaagcaaagcgtcgtggcgggatctacatgtgaactggagtacatggcagcctcggaggcagcacaggaagcagtctggatgaaggagttcattaccgacctaggggtgattcccaatgcgtcgggcccaatgactctcttctgtgacaacactggagctattgcccttgcgaaggagcccaggtttcacaggaagaccaggcatatcaagcgtcgcttcaactccattcgtgaaagtgttcaaaatggagacatagatatttgtaaagtacatacggacctgaatgtagcagatccgttgactaaacctctccctagggcaaaacatgatcaacaccaggacgcaatgggtgttcgattcatcacaatgtaactagattattgactctagtgcaagtgggagactgtcggaaatatgccctagaggcaataataaatggttattattatatttctttgttcatggtaattgtctattattcatgctataattgtattgtccggaaatcgtaatacatgtgtgaatacatagaccacaacgtgtccctagtaagcctctagttgactagctcgttgatcaacagatagtcatggtttcctgactatggacattggatgtcattgataacgggatcacatcattaggagaatgatgtgatggacaagacccaattctaagcatagcataaaagatcgtgtagtttcgtttgctagagcttttccaatgtcaagtatcttttccttagaccatgagatcgtgcaactcccggataccgtaggagtgctttgggtgtgccaaacgtcacaacgtaactgggtgactataaaggtgcactacgggtatctccgaaagtgtctgttgggttggcacggatcgagactgggatttgtcactccgtgtgacggagaggtatctctgggcccactcggtaatgcatcatcataatgagctctatgtgactaaggcgttagtcatgggatcatgcattgcggtacgtgtaaagagacttgccggtaacgagattgaacaaggtattgggataccgacgatcgaatctcgggcaagtaacataccgattgacaaagggaattgcatacgggattgattgaatcctcgacaccgtggttcatcggatgagatcatcgtggaacatgtgggagccaacatgggtatccagatcccgctgttggttattgaccggagaggcgtctcggtcatgtctgcatgtctcccgaacccgtagggtctacacacttaaggttcggtgacgctagggttgtagagatatatgtatgcggaaacccgaaagttgttcggagtcccggatgagatcctggacgtcacgagaggttccggaatggtccggaggtgaagaattatatataggaagtccagtttcggccaccgggaaagtttcgggggttaccggtattgtaccgggaccaccggaagggtcccgggggtccaccgggtggggccacctatcccggaaggccccgtgggctgaaagtggaagggaaccagcccttagtgggctggggcgccccccttgggcctccccccatgcgcctagggttgggaaccctagggtggggggacttcccccttgccttggggggcaaggcaaccccttccccccctttggccgccgccccccctttggatctcatctccagggccggcgcccccccagggggcctatataaagggggggagggagggcagtaacctacagccttgggcgcctccctcctcccctgcaacacctctctctctctcgcagaagctcggcgaagccctgctggagacccgctacatccaccaccacgccgtcgtgctgctggatctccatcaacctctccttcccccttgctggatcaagaaggaggagacgtcgctgcaccgtacgtgtgttgaacgcggaggtgccgtccgttcggcactcggtcatcggtgatttggatcacggcgagtacgactccgtcatccacgttcattggaacgcttccgctcgcgatctacaagggtatgtagatgcactcctttcccctcgttgctagtagactccatagatgcatcttggtgaacgtaggaaaattttgaaattatgctacgattcccaacaccttgcttgcgagtactttggatgagtactcacggttgcctttctccctcttttccccctttccttcctatctggttgtcgcaaccagatgttggagtccaggagccagacgccaccgtcgatgatgacacctacgacactggaggtgcctactactacgtgcagcccactgacgacgaccaggagtagttaggaggatcccaggcaggaggcctgcgcctcgtttgatctgtatcccagtttgtgctagccttcttaaggcaaacttgtttaacttatgtctgtactcagatattgttgcttccgctgactcgtctgtgatcgagcacttgtattcgagccctcgaggcccctggcttgtattatgatgcttgtatgacttatttatgttttagagttgtgttgtgatatcttcccgtgagtccctgatcttgatcgtacacatttgcgtgcatgattagtgtacggtcaaatcgggggcgtcacactcaaCCTTTTTCTCCACATGTGATTCACCATAGATACCAGTCAACCTCCACTTGaaaccatcctcctcctccacaaTCGCATCAATGTGCATACGACCCATCCATCTCACCGTAACATTTATTCCCCGCCGCCAAAACAACTTCAAACCACCACTCTTTCCATCATTATTCCTCACTGACATATGATACAAACCTAACTTGTCCCGGAAATTTCCCATCCTCCACTCATCCAATTTGGTTTCGGACAAAAAGAGAATGTCGGGGTCCTCCTTCTTCTGGAGATCCAGAAGACCACGAACTGCCGGCCTATTCCCCAAACCCCGGCAGTTCCATGCGATAAGCTTCATTGCATCTCGCAGGGCTGTCCCAGCAGCCCCGCGTTCGTCCGTGTATGCAGCTCACCCTCCTTCACCTCCGACTCTATCTTTTGCTTCTTTACCCCCTCGTCCAACTCAAGCTCCATGTCGACCGCATCGCGCTTCCTGCCACTCCCCTTTACATCTGTTATCCTCACATTCTTATCCTTTGCTAAACCTTGCCCATCTCGGCCTTTTAATTTCTTGTAGCGTCCCCCAGTTTTGTCACTCACACCTTTCTGATTGGAGACCTTCTCTACATTCCTTTCACTGTCTTTGTCAATTTGCATACCTACCTCTTGCATGGCGTCAATATTCCCAGGCTCACTTTGGCTCAGCATAGTTCCCTTGATCATATCCTCTCCCTTGGTCGTACTATGCCCATAGCCGTCAACCAATGAGAGCCATATGCGTTGCCCCCACCAAAGTTCCTCCTGAACCCGCATGCACATCAATCTGCGTGTTCTTTAGCTGCAATGCCTCGGTCGCTGCACCCTGACACCCACTCCCATCCTTCCCAAACTCCATCGGTTCTTGCTGTTTTCCTGTCACTCCACTCTCCGGCAAAAAGCCAGGCGATTCGGCATGCCCCGCCCTGCTCCAGCCCCTCCCTTCACCAAATGAGCtacctctttccttctctcctcctcgtCAGCAATATCGCTCCAGCCTTTTGCATTCTTTCTCCAAGACGGCGCGTCACTCCCCGACAAAGATCTCCCCTTCCATTGATCCAAACCCCCGCTGCTCATTCCCCGCCCCCTCGAGCTTGACCGGCTATCTCCCCACTTATTCCTTCCTTCTACATACCCCCGCTTTGGCATGAACGCTCGCAGCCACGAGCCAAACTGTTGTCTTTCTCCCTTCTTCAGTTTTATGCCGCACACCTTGTCCACATGACTGATGATCCCACAGGTATAGCAAAAATCAGGAAGGTACTCGTACTCAAACGGGCACcaattcttctcctcctcttccatcGTCACTCTATGTTCTCTAACGTCACTGCCACCTGTATCCTCCTGTCCATCATCCAATATGAAACCCCGCATGAGAGGAACTTTGATGTTCATCCTAACCTTTATCCTGAGAAATTTGCCCACCGCTTTTCCATCATCCCATGCATCCACTTCCTAGACCTCACCAATCTCCGCACCAATTTTTTCACCTGCATCTCTACACATCAGTCCTAGCGGTAGTCTCATCACACGAACCCAGATTGGGATGGTCTCAAAAGCATAATCTTCCAGCCGCTTGCTcgcatcaaaatcttcaaacacaAGAAGATCGTTGCCAAATTCCCATGGACCTCCCTCCACCGCCATCCTCTTACCCGATTCTTGCCCAAACGTGAACAAAAAAGTATTCTCCCCAACTTCCTTACAATCCTCCCCCCTGATAGGGCACCAGATCCTGCCCAGTGTCTCCGCCATCGCCTCCTCGAACACTGGTTTCTCCGACAGTAGCTTTGCTAGGGCTTGCGGCTCCACAACCCCCTCCTTCCCAGATCCAGTCCAACCAATCTTGATGCTCTTTCTCTCCTTGTCAGACAGCTTCAGGTTACGCAGAAGCCCTTCCACCTTCTCCATCGCCTCCTTCACACCTTGGAACTGACACTAGGGAAAACAGTGTTTTAAGATCGCGAGCCCTAGCACTCACGAAAGCCTTTGCGTGGGAATTGGTGATTGGATGGAAAAGAGGGTGATCAAAACGGGACGAAGGCGGCAGGGAAACCCTAGGTCGCCCTCGAAGTCGCCTAGAGAGGGAGAACAAAAACGAAACCGCCACACGTGGGGCGGACAGGCCTCCCATATTTtttcatttttatatacaaataataaaacgaggatcaCGTCGCAAAAGAACCAGAGAGAGAGAAAAGAATAAGCAGAGATGAGGCTTCTCACGGGTCTAAAACAAGGCTTTTCGTAGAAATGGCCCAACACCCACTGGCCCAACGCACCTCTACATTCGCGCGGCCCGCCGGCAGGCCCCGCCGAGCGACAACAAAAGCCGCGACCCgtcggcctccgccctcctccccaAACCCCAGACGAAACCCTAGCCTGCCTCCCAGGAGCGCCGAGTCCCTCCGCCCCCAACAGGTGGGTGGCGGCGCTGAGCCCCTCTTCTCCTCCCAGCCTCCGCATCTCTTATCTTCCTCCGTCCGCCGTCTCGCTAATCCTCGAATCTCCTCTCCCTGTTGCAGATCTACGCGCGCGAGGTTCGGTTCGGTCTTCGGAGCTCGAGACATGGCGTAAGTCCCCCCATCCAAATCTGTAGGGGTTTGTGGCCGCGTAATCCGGCTGCAGCGCCGTGTATTTGTCTGGTCCGGCGAACTGTTGGCCGTGTAGTAGACTCTGCGGTTACTCGGCGCATGGTTGTTCGTGCTACTTGTTGCCTTACCTCGGAGGAATGTGCTGCTGTTGTGGAGAAGCTGTCTTTGACATAGCAAGTGATGTTGTTGAAGGCGGCATGTTCCTGTTTGATCGATTCCGTGTCACTGCCTCACTGCTCTAGGTGTCCATGTTTGATAGATCCTGTCTAGTTGGTTTTGGTCGATCTCGTGTAGCTTAGTTGATCTAATTTAGAGAAGAAATTGCGAACATGTCACCTGTGGTTTTAACTTTTAAGTGGGTTGAGAGGTTGTATCTGTCATGCAAAGTACCCGGTCAGGATCAACCGATGCTGATATAGTGATTACTGTGCTTGCTTTGAGTTGAAATGGTCTGTTCTGATTGCAGTCTTGCAGATCTTATGTAACATTTTCATGCAAGGTTGCATTTTATAGCTGTAGTGTAACCAATATTGTCCTTGTAGGAACACAACCGGATAGAGGATGCTATACTAACTACCTTTTTCCTGTCGTAGATTTGATCGTTATCTTACTGTATGAGTAATGTAATATGTAATATAGGTAACTATAGCATGTGTGCATGTTTTATCATGAAGTGGTCATTTGGTCATTATGTGATGCATTGCCGTCTGGGCAGTATAACAATGTGTAATGTAGAAAGATAGCTGTACATAGAGGATGTTGTGTTCAAAACTAATCCTGAGAAGGCCATTTGGTCTTTATGTGATGCCTTGCTCTCGAAGAACTATCAATTCACTGTGTGATGCAAATGCATGTGCTGGTTTGTTTTTTCTGTCGACTTAGTCTTTCCTTTATGTTGATCAGGGAGGAGAATGCCCCAGTTGAGGTTGCCGCTCCGGTTGCGGCCCCTACCCCAGTTCTTGGAGAGCCCATGGACTTGATGACTGCTCTGCAGCTTGTGATGAAGAAGTCAAGCGCTCATGACGGCCTTGTCAAGGGACTTCGTGAAGCTGCGAAAGCGATTGAGAAGCATGCTGCTCAGATCTGTGTGCTTGCTGAGGACTGCGACCAGCCTGATTACGTGAAGCTGGTGAAGGCACTGTGTGCTGAGCACAACGTTCACTTGGTCACTGTGCCTAGTGCCAAAACTCTTGGCGAGTGGGCTGGGGTTAGTATTCTTGTTCATCTGCTTAGTAATATTTACATTTCTCCCAAATTTCACCTCATATTTATCTTCATATACACATGTCATGTTCATTTGCATAGTGAAATTTGCATTAATTCAATATTTACCTCAATGAACATGTGGTCTGTTACATCTACTTGATTTCCACTAGGTATACTTGGTCTCATGTTATTAATGGTCAAAGCTTATGTCTGGtcatttgctactccctccgttcctaaatataagcctttaatctctaaaaagacttctatttaggaacagagggagtagctgtttTCCTAGTTTGTTGCTTAGCTTGTAGCTTAAAGTTGGGCATGCAGTATGATGGTTCTTCTTAGTTTGCAAAAAACCTTGTATGGAAGCTGGAACGACTTGCTGACAAATTCCATATCCTATATTTGATGCAGCTTTGCAAGATTGACTCTGAGGGCAAGGCAAGAAAGGTGGTGGGCTGCTCATGTGTCGTCGTGAAGGTAAGGATTCCATTCTGATTGTCGTGAAAGAAGAATCCTGTTCTATTTTAGTGCAAAGAAGAATCTAATCCTAATCTAACTTTTGGCCGTTCTTTCCCCTCTAACCAGGACTACGGCGAAGATTCGGAGGGTCTTCACATCGTGCAGGAATACGTCAAGTCGCACTAGGGACAGCCTTCCAGTTTCCGGATTCTGCAGGATGCTAGTAGCTTCGTTATGATTGTGTTCCATGTCTGAAACTTGTTAGCCTAAGAAAATTATCTTGTGCGGTTTTGTCGAATCAGAGTTTCGTTTCTGGTGCTGGGACATCATGGCTTGATTGTCAGAGATACAGATCTTCCAGTTTCCATGTTGTCGGTGCTATCTCTATATTAAATATGAGTGTGTTGATTTTGAGTTTGCATGAGGTGTTGTGTTTACGGCTAAGTTTGATGAACGAAATTACTCCACGAGCGATGTTCACTGAATGATCTGCATAACCACTCTTTGATGAATTATTACACCGTCTGTTGTACCGGGTTGATAGTAGGCAGCACCCATTTGCGAATTAGCGAAAGATAAATTACCCTGGGAAGATGAATTTGATGTATTTAGAGCATTGTGGTTTATCCCACCCAGGTGAAGCAGGAAATGCATGGCCGTGCACTCACATGAAGCAGAAAACACGAATACTCAACGTTGTCCTGGAAGCAATGCTTGAAAGAAAGCATAAGGAAGTGTCAAATCAATATGATGTACTGGCAAAGCCAGTAAGGAAGTGTCAAATCAATATGATGTACCGGCAAAGCCAGTAAGAAGGGAATCGAAAGTAGATAGGGACTCCCACTGTAGATGTGGTTTTATACCTTGCTGAATTGGTACCTTATAGCATAACGAATTCCATGATTGCTAGATCGATCCATAGGGATTGATGAAGAATGAGCTGATAATGGAATTTTTCTTTGATAAACAGGAAACTTATGATTAAGATGCTCCGGAATGGAAACGAGGGAATGCCACAATACCCGGATTTAGTCAGATCCAATTCGAGGGATTTTGTAGGTTCATTAATCAAGCCTTGGCAGTTGTTCCGATCAGACTATTCTCAAAGATGCATATGGCATGCATCATAGTACATTGCAGGTAGCATTCCAGTTTAACAGCTTAGAGATAAGCTGGAATTTCATGTTGTTACATCATACATTGCAGGGTAGCATTCCAGTTTAACAGCTTACAGATAAGCTGGAATTTCAGGTTTGTAACAACGGCTCCCGTATCCACCCCGTCAAGAACCTCCACGGTAGCAGCACAGCTTATTGAATTTAGGTCACAACTCTGAACTCTCGAACTCAAACACCAAAACCAGCTACAGTTGTTTGAGGTCACAGCACACCATCTAGTTGCATTAGTACATTGGAAGTCTCTTTGTATAGGCTTTGCTCACCAGTCTAGCCCTAAATTCTTGGAGGTGAAGAGGTCTTCGACGTAGAGAATTACTGGTCCAGACGACCTGACGAAACTCTGCATTTGAGCCCTTGCCGAATTTTCTGCGAGGTTAAAAGAGGCAGTGACCCGAGATCAGAATCAAGTGACACCAAGACAAAGAAGCTAAGATAACCTATTGtgtttttgacatattttgtcccaaTCATTTTCTCCTCATGCAACCTGATCAACTTATGCGCAACATATAATTGTATATGGACTTGCATATGACCTGCTCTAATGCAAGCAAACAACTATACAAATAAATAACTAGATCAATGCTTTCTAAGGCAACCAAAAAGCAATGTGAACAGATCATGTCAGCTAATTTTGCGAGTTGCTTGCTTGGCATGGAAGTTCAGAGTAATAACATGTGTAAACTACAGGAGAGATAAATCGGTGTTCTGGAGATCAGAACACACTCACCATCTTCATTCAGTTTCTTCAAGAGCTGCGACTTGGAAGGGAGGGCATACATTCCAGCACCAACTGCTTTCCTTATGGCCCAGCCATGGTGAGGAGCAAACACCTGAGCATAAGCCTTCGACGCTGCGTCCTTCAGGGAGTTGCCTCTGAAACAGAAGAGAATGTGAGCATTCAGATAACATTTACTCAACAGACATCTAAGAGTAGCAAACTAAAGTGTTGACAACATAATATAATTTTTTTATCACAACATAATATAAGTGACAGCACTATCCCGTTTGCAGCTTGAACTTACTCTGTGACCAATATCTGCTCAAACAGAACTTTCACCATATCAATCCCACGCTTAACCCTCAGTAGATTCCTCGTATGGCTCCCCGCCTGCCTGACAGTGCCCTTCTGAATGTCAAGCTCAACCATGGAGGGCAATGTTGAAATCGTCTTGGATGCCTCCAGTAAATCATTAACCTGCAACCACGTAAGGCGAAGTAACCAGACAAGATCACCAAACAAAAGCCTTGAAAAGGGGATGCTACAATTAACTAGGTAATAAGCACGCATGAGTATATGAGGTTTCTGTAACAAGATAACATGTGAAATCGGAAATGGTTGCACACTTGGTTTGCTAAGCAGTAGTACTAAAATAAGTGCAGAGTATGCTGGAACTTCCAACAACTTAAGCATACACCAGAACAAGCATATCACAATACCAGCTGAAATAGATAATCTGATCCTTATGCGCACACAATAATTCCTGGCTTGATCAGGTTGCAAATCAATTTAGACCATCTCTGCCTAACCTCGTAGCCTTATACAAGCCTAGGGGATCACCACAATTACCTTAAAACAGAGATGTATACAATTAAAGCAGTAGTATATACTAACTCAAGTGCAGAAGTGGGTAGGATTTTCTACACCTGAAGCATACACCGCAACAAGCATAGCACACAGACACAGTAGCAGAATTAGACAGTCCGATCCCGATGAAACACCCAACTATTGCTGCCTGATCTAGCTCGGAATTCGACAGATCATTTCACCCCAAACCTCCTAGCCTCAAACTAAAGTGGACCAACACAATTACCTTCCCACGTGGATGACGCACAGCTATGCAGCGTATACCAATCAAAAATAAACTCAAAACAGAACTCACCAACTCCATCCGGTTTGAGAATTTTGAGGTCATTTCACCCCGAAATGTCCTCGGAATCACCAGAAATTTCACCACATACAAGCACACCGAAGTAGCATACCGAACAGCCGACTCGCCCTAAGCAGCAACCGGGGGAGGAATCGCGAGACGCGAGCTAGAGCAGGTAGCGGGGGAGGAGAGGGGGCGCTTGCCTTGGCGACGTAGTCCATCTCGGCGAACTTGAAGGCGATGCCGAGGCAGCCGAAGAGGACGGAGACGTTGGAGCAGGCGCGCGAGAAGTCCCCCGCCGCCATCGCgggctgctgcggctgctgctgcttcGCGACGGCCGCGAGCTGCTCGAACGACGCGCCGATCCGCCGCAGCGGCTTGTCCGCCTCGTTGGACCCCATCGGCCGGCCTCCGCCGCggctcgccgccggcgccgcggTCAGAGAGGGTGGGCGCTTCGAGTTCGAGAGCTTGGGTTGGGCGGCGTCGGCGTCTGGGCTGATGCCTTGTGCTTTCGGTGGTTGTATACGCGTTGCTGTGTGAAGACTGAAGAGGGCGACGGCGATGATGGCGAGGTTGGGGTCGGTCCTGTGATGGGCCTGAAAGTGGGAACGGTAGCAGGCCCATGAAGCGTAAGCATGTTTTTTTGGGCTTCTAGCTTAATTTCTTCTTTCTAAGTTAAGCTGGGCCTTGTTCGATAGAGAAAGCCCTAAAGAAAAGCCGAGAGGCCGAAGGGGCGGATCGAGGAGCTTCCATCCGAGCGTCCATGTCCACGGCGGCCGGTGATCTCCCGGCGGCGTCGACGAGGAGCGAGAGgcggaaggagcggaagaaggagCGCCGACGGCGCGCgcgcagggaggcggcggcggccgcgcggGCCGCAGCAGAGGCGCTCGCCGCCGACCCGGAGGAGGGGCGCCGcctccgggagctcgaggaggccgaggccgccgcgtCCGACCGCGCGCGCCGCGCCTTCGAGGACGCCGAGCGCCGCTGGCTTGAGAAGGCCGCCGAGCGTGCCGCCGAGGAGGCAGCCGCGGCGGCTGCGGAAGAAGAGGCGAGGGCCGCCGAGGCTTCCACACGCGACAAGGTCTCCTGCTTCTCACTTACCCCAGTGCCCTGGCTCCTTCAACTGAACATAGAGTTTTTTACGTAGAATAGATACCTACTCCGTTTCTATATTGTCGATGAACCTGCACACCTGATTTCCTAATTATAGCATAATCTGCAGAACAATGGGACGGTTTGAGGTGTATGTTGTCTAACTGACATGAACAGCACTTGTAGGATGTTGGTATTGGCTGCCCTCGATGCGAGCTGCCACATAACAATAGCATATGTTGGTATTGGCTGCCCTTGATGCGAGCTGCCACATAACAATAGCATAATACAAATTATACCAGTGTTGTTGGAGATGATCGGAATATGATTGATAATAAGAAGCCAAAGAGGATAAtcaggaagaacaagaagaagcaaaGTTTAGGGGGGAAATCCAAGCATTGATGAAAAGGAAGAACATTGTCCTTGCCATCTGTTTGAGCCCATTTGGATGCCCCGGACTTGAGTTATACTTATATGCTTATGCATGATGCTGTTCACATTACCCCATTTCAGTTTCCGCTCCTTGGTAGCTCATTGTTCAAGGACACTCGGGCTTGGTCCATGGCACATGACTTCACAGATTCTGATTGTCCATTTGGATATATTTATTCTGATCTTCTTGATACATCATATatgcatgttgtttgatagctcaaTGCATGTGTTGTGTGGTTTTCATCGAAAATGTTTTACTAGCTGCTGGAATGTTTGAAAATACGTTACGTTCTAATGGGTCCTGATTATTGTTGTTTCTTGGGCTATTTCAGTATAACGATGACCACAGAGACGAGACAGAAGACGATGGGGAATGGGAGTATGTTGAAGATGGACCAGCGGAGATCATATGGCAAGGAAACGAGATcattgtgaagaagaaaaagatcaAAATACCAAAGAAGACAGAGGATAAACCACTAAGTCAAGAGGTCAAGCTTCTGTTTGTGATAAAATTTTGTTGTCTCTTTACTGTTGCTCAAGGATCCAGTTTTTGACTTACCATCTGAAAAGGGCATGTCCAATGTCTTGCAGGAAGAGAGACCTACATCAAATCCGCTGCCACCTCAGTCTGTAGCTGTTGCTTCTCAGAGGAGAGAACCTTCCTTGTCTGCTCGAGAACTACTTGAGAAAGTTGCTCAAGAGACTCCAAATTTCGGAACTGAACAGGTATACTCCATGGTTCTCTTTTCAGCTGGACAGGGAAGGATGTAGTTCTATTGCAAAATATAGGAAGACGAAATCCCAATATCTAATCAACACATTTTCCTATATTTGCACCAATGTGACGACTCTGTTTATTTTCTCTGTAGGATAAGGCCCATTGCCCATTTTACCTCAAGACAGCAGCTTGCCGCTTTGGAGTTCGCTGCAGCAGAGTTCATTTCTACCCTGACAAATCATGCACATTGCTCATGAAAAACATGTATAATGGTCCGGGCCTTGTTTTGGAACAAGATGAAGGGCTTGAGGTTTGTTAGAGGACAATCCCTTGCAAACAAATTGGTATCCTGAACTATTCCGTGTTTTGGCACAACTTTTTAGTATTGTTCACCTTCACTTTCATGGACAGTTTATACTCACTACAATACTTATTCCCGACCTACTCACTGTTTTAAGATTATATTCCCCCCTTTAGGTTTGTTAGGCTCATCTCACAAAATCTGAATTGTCAGTTTTGGAAGGCCCCT
This window of the Triticum aestivum cultivar Chinese Spring chromosome 5D, IWGSC CS RefSeq v2.1, whole genome shotgun sequence genome carries:
- the LOC123123099 gene encoding accelerated cell death 11: MGSNEADKPLRRIGASFEQLAAVAKQQQPQQPAMAAGDFSRACSNVSVLFGCLGIAFKFAEMDYVAKVNDLLEASKTISTLPSMVELDIQKGTVRQAGSHTRNLLRVKRGIDMVKVLFEQILVTEGNSLKDAASKAYAQVFAPHHGWAIRKAVGAGMYALPSKSQLLKKLNEDENSARAQMQSFVRSSGPVILYVEDLFTSKNLGLDW
- the LOC123123100 gene encoding 40S ribosomal protein S12, whose translation is MAEENAPVEVAAPVAAPTPVLGEPMDLMTALQLVMKKSSAHDGLVKGLREAAKAIEKHAAQICVLAEDCDQPDYVKLVKALCAEHNVHLVTVPSAKTLGEWAGLCKIDSEGKARKVVGCSCVVVKDYGEDSEGLHIVQEYVKSH